In Methanofastidiosum sp., the genomic window TAGAAATGGAAGAATACATACCACCCATCGCTGAGGTAAGTTTTCTACCTGCGGAAAAGATGATGCTCTGGGTTAAGCTGTTTAGCCCCGTAAGTAACTGGACCTGGTATGTGGCAGCATATGATCCTGAAAACAGAGTTGCCTTCGGCTACGTGGAAGGCTTTGAAAACGAATGGGGTGACTTCTCCATCGAGGAGCTTGAAACAACGTCACTTGCTTTTGGACTGAAGATAGAGAGAGACCTCTTGTTTACCCCAAAATTATTCTCCAAACTGAAGGAGGGTTCTCAGTGATTAGGGAACAGACAAAACTATACAAAGCCTTTTGTGAGGCTGCTGACTTAGATCCCGACAGAGCTGTAGAGTTTCTGGAGTCAAAGCACTCGGAACTGGGGGTAAGGTCCATTAACGAGTGGCTAGAAATTGTAAACAAGTACTCAACGGCTTCCGCAATCTTCGGCGATGCTGTTGCGGGAGCACTTTTTCCCCAGATAAAAGGACCCTTTGATATTGAGGAGACCGATACTGTACTAATAAACATTATGCAGGAATACGTCGATCTCA contains:
- a CDS encoding DUF2958 domain-containing protein — encoded protein: MPVKEIPKDWLTLFSKNAYILIPVEMEEYIPPIAEVSFLPAEKMMLWVKLFSPVSNWTWYVAAYDPENRVAFGYVEGFENEWGDFSIEELETTSLAFGLKIERDLLFTPKLFSKLKEGSQ